Proteins encoded by one window of Eremothecium cymbalariae DBVPG#7215 chromosome 1, complete sequence:
- the REX2 gene encoding Rex2p (similar to Ashbya gossypii ACR217C) codes for MLRFFSFGRSLAVKRYFSSTVVNYKQEKLLYNPYLSLKKRSVEKVNMLKVGENGSKEAVPAVRQRSSAAATAAAATTATAISGSTSDASTRAEAAASKEMDAKATVKSLFKPIVWIDCEMTGLDHTSDQIIEVCCIITDGNLGIVDSQGYESVVHYDKAVLDSMNEWCIEQHGNSGLTAKVLESKKTREQVEEELLAYIKKYIPEPRKGILAGNSVHMDRLFMLKDFPKVVEHLFYRLIDVSSIMEVCRRHNPALEKVMDRKRCAHTAKSDILESINQLSWYQQHYLKSSEETRNFVASKVQEKMKCTSSPSSSSSSYATDGNNEDLVKDAKLQTTTQSSSVANDRSELCVADCPIKKRRLEGST; via the coding sequence ATGTTGAGATTTTTTAGCTTTGGCAGAAGTTTGGCAgttaaaagatattttagcAGTACAGTTGTGAATTACAAGCaggaaaagttgttgtATAATCCATATCTTAGCTTGAAAAAGCGAAGCGTAGAAAAGGTTAATATGTTGAAAGTAGGTGAAAATGgatccaaagaagcagTGCCAGCCGTTCGCCAAAGatcttcagcagcagcaacagcagcggcagcaACAACGGCAACAGCCATTTCTGGATCCACATCCGATGCATCCACACGTGCAGAGGCTGCAGCAAGTAAGGAGATGGATGCTAAAGCCACTGTAAAATCTCTATTCAAGCCGATCGTCTGGATCGACTGTGAAATGACAGGTCTAGATCATACCAGCGATCAAATTATTGAGGTCTGTTGCATAATCACGGATGGAAATTTGGGCATTGTGGACTCGCAGGGGTATGAAAGCGTGGTGCACTACGATAAGGCGGTATTAGATAGCATGAACGAATGGTGTATCGAGCAACATGGGAATAGTGGACTTACGGCTAAGGTGCTAGAGTCGAAGAAAACTCGGGAACAAGTTGAGGAAGAGTTACTGGCATACATTAAGAAATACATTCCAGAACCTCGTAAAGGGATTCTTGCAGGGAACAGCGTCCATATGGATAGACTGTTTATGTTGAAGGATTTTCCCAAGGTGGTTGAGCACCTTTTCTACAGGTTGATCGATGTGTCATCTATAATGGAGGTGTGTCGTAGACACAACCCGGCTCTTGAAAAGGTCATGGACAGAAAACGGTGTGCGCATACAGCGAAGAGCgatattttagaaagcATCAATCAACTGAGTTGGTATCAGCAACACTATCTAAAGTCCAGCGAGGAAACCAGGAACTTTGTCGCTTCCAAGGTGCAAGAGAAGATGAAATGCACATCCTCtccctcctcctcctcttcctcctaTGCAACTGACGGAAATAACGAAGATCTCGTTAAAGATGCGAAGCTACAAACTACTACTCAATCTTCTTCGGTTGCCAACGATCGTTCCGAACTCTGTGTGGCTGATTGCCCAATTAAGAAAAGAAGGCTTGAGGGATCGACATAA
- the SHM2 gene encoding glycine hydroxymethyltransferase SHM2 (similar to Ashbya gossypii ACR215C), translating into MVYALSESHKKLVSSQLSETDPEVEQIIRDEIERQRHSVVLIASENFTSTSVFNALGTPMCNKYSEGYPGARYYGGNEHIDRMELLCQKRALEAFGVTPDKWGVNVQALSGSPANLEVYQALMKPHDRLMGLFLPDGGHLSHGYQTENRKISAVSTYFESFPYRVDDETGIIDYDTLEKNAILYRPKILVAGTSAYCRLIDYKRMREIADKAGAYLMVDMAHISGLIAAGVIPSPFEYADVVTTTTHKSLRGPRGAMIFFRRGVRSVNRKTGEEIMYDLEGPINFSVFPGHQGGPHNHTISALATALKQVVTPEFVEYQKQVINNAKTLEVEFKKLGYRLVSGGTDSHMVLVSLKEKGVDGARVEYVCEKINIALNKNSIPGDKSALVPGGVRIGAPAMTTRGMGTEDFSKIVYYINEAVQFARDLQQSLPQDANRLKNFKAKVDEHHPSLEKLAQEVHSWAGEYPLPV; encoded by the coding sequence ATGGTATATGCTTTATCTGAATCACACAAGAAATTAGTGTCTTCACAGTTAAGTGAAACGGATCCGGAGGTGGAGCAGATCATCAGggatgaaattgaaagGCAGAGGCATTCTGTTGTGTTAATTGCTTCGGAGAATTTCACGTCGACTTCTGTTTTTAACGCTCTTGGAACGCCTATGTGCAACAAGTATTCTGAGGGTTACCCAGGAGCACGGTATTATGGTGGTAATGAGCACATTGACCGTATGGAGTTGTTGTGTCAGAAGCGTGCCTTGGAGGCTTTTGGTGTTACTCCTGATAAATGGGGTGTGAATGTGCAGGCTCTTTCGGGTTCACCTGCGAATTTAGAAGTTTACCAAGCTCTAATGAAGCCGCACGATAGATTGATGGGATTGTTCTTGCCTGATGGAGGCCATCTTTCTCATGGCTATCAGACTGAGAACAGGAAAATATCTGCTGTTTCAACATATTTTGAGTCTTTCCCATACAGGGTTGACGACGAAACCGGTATTATCGATTATGATACATTGGAAAAAAATGCTATCCTGTATAGACCCAAAATTTTAGTGGCAGGCACTTCTGCTTACTGCAGATTAATCGACTACAAGCGTATGAGAGAAATTGCCGACAAAGCAGGTGCCTACCTCATGGTCGACATGGCCCACATTTCTGGTTTAATTGCAGCAGGCGTCATCCCATCGCCTTTTGAATACGCCGACGTTGTCACGACTACAACCCACAAGTCCCTAAGAGGACCAAGGGGTGCGATGATTTTCTTCAGAAGAGGAGTCAGATCAGTCAATCGTAAGACTGGAGAGGAGATTATGTACGACTTGGAAGGTCCTATTAACTTTTCTGTCTTCCCAGGGCACCAAGGTGGTCCCCACAACCATACAATCTCCGCGCTCGCTACTGCCCTAAAGCAAGTAGTCACACCAGAATTCGTAGAATACCAGAAACAAGTCATCAATAATGCGAAAACCTTAGAAGTAGAGTTCAAGAAACTCGGGTATCGTCTAGTCTCGGGTGGTACCGACTCACACATGGTTCTAGTCTCTCTAAAAGAAAAGGGCGTAGATGGTGCTCGTGTGGAATATGTCTGCGAGAAAATCAATATTGCActaaacaaaaattccatCCCTGGCGACAAGTCTGCCTTGGTCCCAGGCGGTGTCCGTATCGGAGCCCCAGCAATGACTACCAGAGGTATGGGTACTGAGGACTTCTCCAAGATTGTCTACTACATCAATGAGGCAGTTCAATTTGCACGTGACCTACAACAATCGTTACCTCAAGACGCTAACAGACTCAAGAACTTCAAAGCCAAAGTAGATGAGCACCATCCTTCCCTAGAAAAGCTTGCCCAAGAAGTCCACTCGTGGGCCGGCGAATACCCCCTCCCCGTGTAA
- the HAC1 gene encoding transcription factor HAC1 (similar to Ashbya gossypii ACR216C), whose amino-acid sequence MSHTVNDIPANFKSTLPPRKRAKTQEEKEQRRIERILRNRKAAHQSREKKRLHLMYLERKCSLLERIMSHVNLGQLVESTGDPELRRAVTEYEAVVKADPSTSPEANASFSGSVEDNDNLERYEKDANIESSSASTSALSSATTPIVKSPSISGTTPGSPCTTIVGGENSRFERRDFIIENANDAVKPESTSTDSYSYVGGANYHHPSFSVFEDSDPRVFSGSKANNESWNLLLTQSHNYPLGGSNIFKDDISEPFELTDSSLDLDHWRNPAEIVQWKE is encoded by the coding sequence ATGAGCCATACAGTTAACGATATACCAGCCAATTTTAAGTCGACGCTTCCCCCAAGGAAGCGGGCCAAGACACAAGAAGAGAAGGAGCAGAGGAGGATCGAAAGGATTCTTAGAAATAGGAAGGCGGCTCATCAGTCGCGCGAGAAGAAGAGACTTCATCTCATGTATTTAGAGAGGAAATGTTCTTTGTTGGAGAGGATAATGTCTCATGTTAATCTAGGTCAGCTTGTAGAGTCTACAGGCGATCCGGAATTACGCAGAGCTGTTACTGAGTACGAGGCGGTTGTCAAGGCCGACCCTTCTACGTCGCCCGAGGCCAATGCCTCCTTCTCAGGTTCAGTGGAAGACAACGACAATTTGGAAAGATATGAGAAGGACGCGAATATTGAAAGTAGCAGTGCTTCCACTTCTGCCTTGTCTTCTGCGACCACTCCCATAGTGAAGAGTCCTAGTATTTCTGGAACTACTCCAGGGTCTCCATGCACTACTATCGTTGGCGGTGAAAATTCACGTTTCGAGCGTCGCGATTTTATTATAGAAAATGCAAACGATGCGGTGAAACCCGAATCCACTTCAACGGATTCCTATTCATACGTCGGCGGTGCCAACTATCACCACCCTTCATTTTCTGTATTCGAGGACTCGGACCCAAGAGTATTTTCCGGGAGCAAGGCTAACAATGAGTCTTGGAACCTATTGTTAACACAATCCCACAACTACCCATTAGGGGGTAGTAATATCTTCAAGGATGACATTAGCGAACCATTTGAGTTGACTGATAGTTCTTTGGACCTTGACCATTGGCGCAATCCAGCCGAGATTGTCCAGTGGAAAGAATGA